In the genome of Cryptomeria japonica chromosome 8, Sugi_1.0, whole genome shotgun sequence, one region contains:
- the LOC131067088 gene encoding ethylene receptor 2, with the protein MHWFRYKGLVLVLVLHQAFVIGLSDGIAYNCEDDGWSVETIHQCQKISDFLIALAYFSIPLELLYFVSCSSSFPFRWVLFQFGAFIVLCGLTHFVSIWAYELPSFRVMLALTIFKVFTAFVSSATAITLVTLIPQLLRVKVREVFLKNKAIELNREVGLMKKQEEASWHVRMLTQEIRSSLDRHTILNTTLIELSKVLNLENCTIWMPSEDRTLMELTHELKRRLLQEKITIPIADPDVVKTKGSASVVILKSGSILGKASSHQWLLSGEMAAIRMPMLKASNFKGGTPELVETSYAILVLVLPSKGKRVWSSQELEIVEVVADQVAVALSHAAVLEESQQMRDRLVDQNKSLQRARQDAVMANQARNSFQRVMNHEMRRPMHSICGLSSILQAENWKDEQRPLVDMLAKSSSLLNTLVNDIMDALYLENNTLKLELHFFQLPVMLKEAAYLTKQMCMSKGIQFGTNIGADIPKYVIGDEKRIFQTVMHTVGNVSNYIKKGAITLNVSVQNRDDGRWDPGNTAWRPSLCEGFVFLRFEVRSTASGYDGVNFLKFSKAMQQDKSYSPSFIGAGLGFSICKRFVQLMHGNIWIEPDSHGVGHVVTFIIRLQLQASSGSNLRVPDVETSYKSNFKGLKVLLADDNRVNCAVSRRLLEKLGFQTTVTDTGYQCLRKLFEPGCVFHLILLEMCMPEMDGYEVACHIRQKFRPANRPLIVALTAHSSKVIEDRCLEIGMAGVIWKPISLRELSNVLFKIIHQRDAILDNE; encoded by the exons ATGCACTGGTTCCGATATAAGGGATTGGTTCTTGTTTTGGTTCTACATCAAGCCTTTGTGATAGGCTTGTCGGATGGGATTGCTTATAATTGTGAGGATGACGGGTGGAGCGTGGAGACTATACATCAGTGCCAAAAGATCAGTGACTTTCTTATTGCTTTGGCCTACTTTTCAATTCCTCTCGAGCTTCTATATTTTGTGAGCTGTTCTAGTTCCTTTCCATTTAGATGGGTACTGTTCCAGTTTGGAGCCTTCATCGTTTTATGTGGGCTGACTCACTTTGTTAGCATATGGGCCTATGAGTTACCCTCTTTTCGTGTAATGTTGGCCTTAACCATCTTCAAAGTATTCACAGCCTTTGTGTCCTCTGCAACAGCAATAACTCTTGTAACCTTGATACCACAGTTGCTGCGTGTGAAGGTGAGGGAAGTGTTCCTTAAGAATAAGGCAATTGAGCTGAACAGAGAAGTGGGACTtatgaagaaacaagaagaagcaaGTTGGCATGTGAGAATGCTAACTCAAGAAATTCGTAGTTCTCTTGATAGACACACTATTTTAAACACTACACTGATTGAGTTGTCCAAGGTTTTAAATTTGGAGAACTGCACAATATGGATGCCTAGTGAAGACAGGACCCTTATGGAGCTAACTCACGAGCTTAAGCGTCGCCTTTTACAGGAGAAAATAACTATACCAATAGCTGATCCTGATGTGGTCAAGACAAAAGGTAGTGCTTCAGTAGTTATCTTGAAGTCTGGCTCTATCTTAGGCAAAGCAAGCAGTCATCAATGGTTGTTGTCTGGGGAAATGGCAGCAATAAGAATGCCTATGTTGAAGGCGTCCAATTTTAAGGGTGGGACACCAGAGCTTGTAGAGACATCATATGCAATCTTAGTACTTGTATTGCCTTCTAAAGGCAAAAGGGTGTGGAGCTCGCAAGAATTGGAAATTGTAGAAGTTGTGGCTGATCAGGTTGCTGTCGCTCTTTCTCATGCAGCTGTGTTGGAGGAATCACAGCAAATGAGGGACAGGTTGGTCGACCAAAACAAATCATTACAAAGAGCAAGGCAAGATGCAGTGATGGCAAATCAAGCACGAAATTCCTTTCAGAGGGTGATGAACCATGAGATGAGAAGGCCCATGCACTCCATCTGTGGACTTTCATCTATTTTGCAGGCTGAAAACTGGAAAGATGAACAACGACCCCTCGTAGATATGTTAGCAAAAAGTAGTAGTCTTCTTAACACACTTGTAAATGATATAATGGATGCATTATATTTAGAAAATAACACTCTAAAGCTTGAGTTACACTTTTTCCAGCTTCCTGTAATGCTGAAAGAGGCAGCATATCTGACAAAGCAAATGTGTATGTCCAAGGGTATTCAATTTGGAACAAACATTGGCGCTGATATCCCCAAGTATGTGATTGGTGATGAGAAGCGCATTTTTCAGACTGTCATGCATACTGTTGGAAATGTGAGTAACTATATTAAAAAAGGAGCCATAACACTTAATGTTAGCGTTCAAAACAGAGATGACGGAAGATGGGATCCAGGGAATACAGCATGGAGACCATCATTGTGTGAAGGCTTTGTATTTTTGCGGTTTGAAGTCAGAAGTACTGCCTCAGGATATGATGGAGTAaattttttaaagttttcaaaAGCCATGCAGCAAGACAAAAGTTATTCTCCAAGTTTCATTGGGGCAGGGCTTGGATTTTCTATTTGTAAGAGATTTGTTCAG CTTATGCATGGTAATATATGGATCGAGCCTGATTCTCATGGTGTGGGCCATGTAGTAACCTTCATAATTAGACTACAATTGCAGGCATCAAGTGGGAGCAATCTGCGAGTGCCTGATGTTGAAACATCTTACAAATCTAATTTTAAAGGTTTGAAAGTTCTTCTTGCAGATGACAACAGAGTTAATTGTGCTGTTAGTAGGAGGCTGCTTGAAAAATTAGGCTTCCAAACAACTGTAACAGATACAGGATACCAATGCTTAAGGAAACTGTTTGAGCCTGGCTGTGTGTTCCATTTGATCCTACTGGAAATGTGTATGCCTGAGATGGATGGTTATGAGGTGGCATGCCATATACGACAAAAGTTCCGACCTGCAAATCGACCTTTGATTGTTGCTTTGACAGCCCATTCAAGCAAGGTTATTGAGGATAGATGCCTTGAAATTGGAATGGCGGGTGTTATTTGGAAGCCTATTTCTTTAAGAGAGTTGAGCAATGTActttttaaaatcatccaccagAGGGATGCCATACTTGACAATGAAtaa